Proteins from a genomic interval of Fusarium oxysporum Fo47 chromosome I, complete sequence:
- a CDS encoding guanine nucleotide exchange factor, with protein sequence MAAQEPFGIPTGAQKLKNVTELVEALTADLQEDQFLPDDRATALEQLKLYSRDPRNAEPLYSEAGFTMLLRHAYDKPSTKAARAALKVIANLMLLVPPTRHMFVDKGFAPKAIKELDTGNYDDEFLNSRILFLTTYETKIDLKELLDNEKLADRIINNLAKHAKEMDTKAKTDPMQDMALTETVKLLFNVTHWCKEKASLFNPAVPHLIAVLFKADVSQTKPLDPPVGFIINGFLNLDLSTPESQEALHPKSDPERVVSRVIDILDVAIRTIPDEQKDPSVVPVLGLVRSIYEHAPESSKAFIREKLLPTEEERKDVLGKGHSLPAKLLQNSNNPMAPSLRNLIQHVLFELSDKDASKFVENVGYGFASGFLFQNNIPIPASVAEAHGADAAKAQKPVNPITGQFVDAEKPVDEPEMTEEEKEREAERLFVLFERLKKTGIIDVQNPVEAAVREGRYRELKDDEVEEIE encoded by the exons ATGGCCGCTCAGGAACCTTTTGGCATACCCACAGGGGCTCAGAAGCTCAAAAATGTCACGGAACTGGTCGAAGCCCTCACCGCAGAtctccaagaagatcagTTTCTTCCAGATG ACCGCGCCACAGCTCTAGAACAGCTTAAATTATACAGTCGAGACCCTAGGAATGCCGAGCCTCTCTACTCGGAAGCA GGCTTCACTATGCTCCTCCGCCATGCCTATGATAAACCATCTACCAAAGCAGCCCGGGCTGCATTGAAGGTTATAGCTAATTTGATGCTCCTTGTCCCTCCTACGCGACATATGTTTGTCGACAAGGGTTTTGCTCCCAAAGCCATCAAAGAACTAGACACTGGGAAttatgatgatgaatttcTCAACTCTCGTATCTTATTCCTTACTACATATGAAACAAAGATCGACCTGAAGGAGCTCCTTGATAACGAGAAACTGGCCGATCGCATTATCAACAACCTAGCAAAGCATGCAAAGGAAATGGataccaaggccaagactgACCCCATGCAAGACATGGCGCTCACCGAAACCGTAAAGCTCTTGTTCAACGTTACACACTGGTGTAAAGAGAAAGCCTCGTTATTCAATCCTGCAGTCCCTCATTTAATAGCTGTACTGTTCAAGGCTGATGTTTCCCAAACGAAGCCGCTTGACCCTCCAGTCggattcatcatcaacggtttcctcaatcttgacctAAGTACCCCAGAGAGCCAGGAGGCTCTTCACCCCAAGAGCGATCCCGAGAGGGTAGTATCTAGGGTGATTGACATCCTAGATGTCGCCATTCGAACCATTCCCGACGAGCAGAAGGATCCTTCGGTTGTGCCAGTCCTTGGTCTCGTAAGATCGATATACGAGCATGCGCCTGAATCTAGCAAGGCCTTCATTCGCGAAAAGCTCTTACCgacagaggaagagagaaaggATGTTCTGGGCAAAGGACACAGCTTACCGGCCAAATTACTCCAAAACAGCAACAACCCCATGGCCCCGTCACTGCGCAACCTGATCCAGCATGTGCTCTTCGAGCTGTCTGATAAGGATGCCTCTAAATTTGTCGAGAACGTTGGCTACGGCTTTGCATCTGGCTTTCTTTTCCAAAACAACATCCCTATTCCAGCTTCCGTCGCAGAGGCTCACGGCGCCGATGCGGCTAAGGCGCAGAAGCCAGTCAACCCCATCACTGGCCAATTTGTCGATGCTGAGAAGCCAGTTGACGAGCCTGAGAtgacggaggaggagaaggaacGAGAGGCTGAAAGGCTCTTTGTATTGTTTGAACG ATTGAAAAAGACAGGCATCATTGACGTTCAGAACCCGGTGGAGGCCGCCGTGAGGGAGGGTCGTTACAGAGAActcaaggatgatgaggtggaagagattga
- a CDS encoding Rap1-interacting factor 1 N terminal-domain-containing protein yields the protein MASSAKATTLDELSPRPPTPPRESFPDKIAPMKASVGRPIDPRLSLQTPPGANTPSSNGATNTNSSSRRIRKKVEWSSHTEYREASKFFRSSPITTPSASSRPVKGILKPSPSPNPLASPLNGHPNGLSSQISIAEMLGSTIKQLAGSDRDSRLDAYMMLSRALKASNNLPDRVALQDKMSLFMSFIERDVKSKRDEGSPDSSLIFQALSLLTTFLHFPAIASSLTSDFGVFIIDHCIRCFSDPALSKDLARHLMQVVAFQSFSSKVMSSDRVGRLVTSLHNIEDHLTGKSIIMGRIQIYKRLVKQSRNHMAVHTAWLEDLFNDMLTPIRDIRAQAILLGTEAGFALRNEKPVMRKVTEILQSMADKQVYIQYYIQRLDTMLKEKQLLSTVPQIWGTVTLFLQCPLSRWQHFAPWFKIAQDSFNCTDLQTKQEANYAWNRYVYLSITSNKLPPKSLGIMAQPLASQLRRKFNSKQPEEAMKLRRTVMGGICNLCYYAFRPSQDVTWIDAAWDSILAPITQQLVHVDAQLEFSADSVTQATRIVTGLLDVSTPRSWKDERIRDVAPISPEELPSIDSRWARRNSEKIFGLVGPILEKKFNDLANTESLAYRLWQAFVGSIAVASAKDIKVTDETARFIAQAFDLLSKMWSTGVPEGFESVGTKYLSSVRHYVDVLVRNLGLLPFTEKKLSMSLANTFEPASTPSRIDRTDKSNGTVQTPLYHLFSILCSKPPGLADDEDLAECFLAIFDPFFQGKSSRARVELSREMLRLLPRDALSPYGPWVLAAQNIRTLLDQNPSPSGSLPPSSERLLGPEYREIVSLLERGLVSHPTLPEEQWFSLFDLLSDHIAQESGDAGRALGLVEPLAKIVTDNFFEDSERSNQMALAVAIALFKIAKLPRDRQAVEAARRRLWGAPPTSSRSSSFDPFQYLYQLQGQSMKYFYENEAECNDQKMVAYFESVNAFIVGSFSQNGIKTLPKLQTGLVPWIQDEKAHKILRSDSPVSGSARTLWDNICGQLLTLGRLEDKVLNTVEPLVAAGFRSRHRHIVNKMAETWNALVKDEESLDCSESLKSIIASLRPRVDVSFPGMEHSSGEFGAQAQTFVDTQEDLSFVALSSAKSSGQGVEQAASPAPSISKMSLRGATTRKRRRDATPESTKTKPAKRTATPRLRHDNSQIQFAPIVSSPLVEESQHLTERQREVRERQEENAGLYPGLRSSPRTRAQAAIEESSKDAEIPKSSRLETTPERAASYDEFINLTPTPRRGQALHLEGLNDPPSSPPDPRRNPLLSEIQTRSKARDSIVNWQFSSPPGSPSISQQTDEDQAEVETPSAKNKASGKNTRAKRRRRRAESSKKEEVIPSSLGSQEVVTEDAEALPDAPPSQDVEEIKEEHIEPPALSQLDSPQRTAPPPAQVLETPKSADDEFVDARSSPAKAVDDQAVESGPKVANSQNQDSSFALSEGDESSLMRFVVELESRRCHLPFDKYNSVSVSPEKKKNDASPEKCIEVQGDTSVEKEQNNTKEPSPSSVVPSTPVEASQEKNESQNTNQTGSKRKRKRSAVYAETRRKKRRSADPSGPEQVEDSQSTSQETASPIPTVRRSSRRNAGQKGKELRNREVQASPTTRSTRSSSQAPQTTSKSTDVRDDGDTDEELMSQLVTESYAASQSQEPELQVPDEVIEDSMEVIPIDSESGEEAQEDQPQAEEEDQDEVAEPKDEDEEETPVPHKTRSIMDTLRGGLQQLQTAALSRDEVYQLEDMLMDMKRELFEAERRGRH from the exons ATGGCATCTTCAGCCAAGGCCACCACCCTCGACGAACTTTCTCCTCGACCGCCAACACCTCCTCGAGAATCTTTCCCAGATAAAATAGCTCCTATGAAGGCTTCAGTCGGTCGTCCCATCGACCCAAGACTGAGTCTCCAGACACCACCAGGCGCTAATACACCATCGTCGAACGGGGCAACCAACACCAATTCAAGCTCGAGGCGGAtaaggaagaaggttgaatGGTCAAGCCATACAGAATATCGAGAAGCGTCTAAGTTCTTCAGATCGTCACCGATTACGACACCCTCTGCTTCGTCGAGGCCCGTTAAGGGTATCCTCAAGCCGTCACCGTCTCCCAACCCTCTTGCTTCACCTCTTAATGGCCATCCCAACGGCCTATCAAGCCAGATTAGTATCGCCGAAATGTTGGGCTCGACAATAAAACAGCTCGCTGGTTCCGACCGGGACTCGCGACTCGATGCATATATGATGCTCTCTCGTGCTCTTAAGGCTTCCAACAACCTACCGGACCGGGTTGCCCTGCAAGACAAGATGAGCCTATTCATGTCCTTTATCGAACGCGATGTCAAATCCAAAAGGGACGAAGGGTCTCCCGACTCTTCTCTTATATTCCAAGCCCTCAGTCTTCTAACGACCTTTTTGCATTTTCCAGCCAttgcttcttctctcacATCCGACTTCGGCGTTTTCATAATCGACCACTGCATTCGATGCTTTTCCGACCCAGCACTCTCGAAAGACCTGGCACGTCACCTTATGCAGGTCGTTGCTTTCcagtccttctcctcaaaaGTCATGTCTTCGGATCGAGTCGGTCGGTTAGTCACATCGTTGCACAACATCGAGGATCATTTGACTGGCAAAAGTATCATCATGGGCCGTATCCAGATTTACAAGCGTCTTGTGAAGCAATCTCGAAACCATATGGCTGTCCACACGGCCTGGTTAGAGGATTTGTTCAACGATATGCTCACCCCGATTCGAGACATTCGAGCGCAAGCAATTCTCTTGGGCACGGAAGCTGGCTTTGCGCTACGAAATGAGAAGCCTGTGATGCGCAAGGTGACTGAGATTCTGCAATCAATGGCGGACAAACAAGTCTACATACAGTATTACATCCAGCGACTCGACACCATGCTCAAAGAGAAGCAACTTTTGTCGACTGTTCCACAGATATGGGGTACCGTGACCCTTTTCCTGCAGTGCCCTCTCAGCCGATGGCAACACTTTGCTCCATGGTTCAAGATTGCGCAGGACTCGTTCAACTGTACCGATTTGCAGACCAAGCAGGAAGCCAACTACGCCTGGAATCGCTATGTCTATCTTTCAATCACCAGCAACAAATTGCCCCCCAAGTCTCTGGGTATAATGGCACAGCCCCTGGCGAGCCAACTCCGGCGCAAATTCAATTCGAAACAGCCAGAGGAAGCCATGAAGCTTCGCAGAACAGTGATGGGTGGTATTTGCAACCTGTGTTACTATGCCTTCCGACCTAGTCAAGATGTCACTTGGATCGACGCTGCCTGGGATTCTATCCTTGCACCTATTACGCAACAACTAGTTCATGTCGATGCGCAACTCGAGTTTTCTGCTGATTCCGTAACGCAAGCGACCCGAATTGTGACCGGACTCCTCGACGTTTCGACTCCAAGAAGCTGGAAAGACGAAAGGATTAGGGATGTTGCTCCTATAAGCCCTGAGGAGCTGCCTTCAATCGACTCAAGATGGGCTCGCCGGAATTCTGAGAAGATCTTTGGCCTTGTTGGGCCAATTCTGGAGAAGAAATTCAACGATTTGGCTAATACCGAAAGTTTAGCCTATAGACTATGGCAAGCTTTCGTTGGTTCTATTGCTGTCGCCTCGGCAAAGGATATCAAGGTGACCGACGAGACAGCGAGATTCATCGCTCAAGCTTTTGATTTGTTGTCCAAGATGTGGTCAACTGGAGTGCCCGAAGGGTTTGAGTCTGTTGGCACAAAATATTTGTCGAGTGTCAGGCATTATGTCGATGTTCTTGTCCGCAACCTTGGCCTGCTCCCCTTCACCGAGAAGAAGCTATCCATGTCTCTTGCTAATACCTTTGAGCCTGCTTCAACTCCTAGCCGGATTGATCGAACTGACAAGTCAAATGGCACTGTTCAGACGCCGCTTTATCACCTATTTTCTATACTTTGTTCCAAACCACCAGGATTGGCTGACGATGAAGATCTCGCTGAGTGCTTTTTAGCTATCTTTGATCCCTTCTTCCAAGGCAAATCTTCAAGAGCTCGAGTTGAGCTGTCTAGAGAGATGCTCCGACTCTTGCCGCGAGACGCTCTTTCACCATACGGTCCATGGGTTCTCGCTGCTCAGAACATCCGTACCCTGCTGGATCAAAACCCATCGCCATCCGGCTCGCTACCACCCAGCAGCGAGAGATTACTTGGACCCGAATACCGGGAGATAGTATCGCTTCTCGAACGAGGACTTGTTTCGCACCCCACGCTCCCTGAAGAACAGTGGTTCTCTCTTTTCGACTTGTTATCCGACCACATCGCTCAGGAGTCTGGAGATGCAGGTCGAGCTCTTGGTCTTGTAGAGCCTCTCGCCAAGATTGTTACGGACAACTTCTTCGAGGATTCTGAAAGATCAAACCAGATGGCGCTGGCGGTAGCGATTGCGCTATTCAAGATTGCCAAACTACCCCGAGATCGTCAGGCTGTCGAGGCTGCTCGGCGACGACTTTGGGGTGCACCTCCCACGTCATCACGATCCTCCTCATTTGATCCGTTCCAGTATCTTTACCAGCTTCAAGGCCAGAGTATGAAATACTTCTACGAAAATGAAGCCGAATGCAATGATCAAAAGATGGTGGCCTATTTTGAGAGCGTTAACGCTTTCATTGTTGGATCCTTCTCGCAAAATGGCATCAAAACCCTTCCCAAGTTACAAACAGGACTCGTTCCATGGATTCAGGATGAAAAGGCGCATAAGATATTGCGCAGTGATTCTCCTGTCTCTGGATCT GCGCGGACTCTGTGGGACAACATTTGTGGCCAGTTATTGACACTCGGTCGATTGGAGGACAAGGTCCTCAACACAGTCGAGCCTCTTGTCGCTGCAGGTTTTAGAAGTAGACATCGTCACATCGTAAACAAGATGGCAGAGACGTGGAACGCTCTAGTaaaggatgaagagagctTGGACTGTTCTGAAAGCCTCAAGTCGATTATAGCTTCCTTACGGCCAAGAGTTGATGTGTCGTTCCCTGGCATGGAACATTCCAGTGGCGAGTTCGGAGCCCAAGCACAAACCTTTGTCGATACGCAGGAAGATTTGAGCTTCGTCGCCCTATCATCTGCCAAGTCATCGGGGCAAGGCGTTGAGCAAGCAGCCTCACCTGCACCATCCATATCAAAGATGAGTCTTAGGGGTGCGACGACTAGAAAGCGCCGCAGAGATGCCACCCCTGAATCTACAAAGACAAAACCGGCTAAGCGAACAGCTACACCCCGTCTTCGCCACGACAACTCTCAAATCCAATTTGCTCCAATTGTCTCATCACCGTTGGTCGAGGAGTCTCAACATCTCACTGAAAGGCAGAGGGAGGTCCGTgaacgacaagaagaaaaTGCCGGCCTGTATCCCGGTCTCCGATCGAGCCCACGGACTCGAGCACAAGCTGCGATCGAGGAGAGCTCCAAGGATGCTGAGATACCAAAATCCAGCAGACTCGAAACTACTCCTGAACGCGCAGCTTCCTACGATGAGTTCATCAATCTGACACCCACTCCCCGACGTGGCcaagctcttcatcttgaggGCTTGAACGACCCAccttcatcaccaccagACCCGAGACGCAACCCTCTGTTGTCTGAAATACAAACTCGATCAAAGGCTAGAGACTCGATCGTTAACTGGCAGTTTTCTTCACCACCAGGTTCGCCCTCCATCAGTCAACAGACCGACGAAGACCAAGCTGAGGTGGAGACTCCCTCTGCTAAGAACAAGGCCTCTGGTAAGAACACACGGGCTAAGCGACGCAGGAGGAGGGCAGAATCAtcaaagaaggaggaagtcATTCCTTCAAGTCTTGGTAGTCAGGAGGTGGTGACCGAAGATGCGGAGGCACTGCCAGATGCACCACCTAGCCAAGATGTGGAAGAGATTAAAgaggaacatatcgaacCGCCTGCCCTCAGCCAACTGGACAGCCCTCAACGAACCGCTCCGCCTCCAGCACAGGTTCTGGAAACACCAAAATCCGCAGACGACGAATTTGTGGACGCCAGGAGCAGCCCTGCAAAGGCTGTTGACGATCAGGCTGTTGAAAGTGGCCCTAAGGTGGCTAACAGCCAGAATCAAGACTCATCTTTCGCACTCAGTGAAGGTGATGAAAGCAGTCTCATGAGATTTGTGGTGGAACTTGAATCTAGAAGGTGCCATCTTCCATTCGACAAGTACAACTCAGTTTCTGTTTCTCccgagaagaaaaagaacgaCGCATCTCCTGAAAAGTGTATAGAGGTCCAGGGAGACACCTCTGTCGAGAAAGAACAGAATAACACGAAAGAGCCTTCACCATCTAGTGTTGTTCCCTCTACGCCTGTTGAAGCAAGCCAAGAGAAGAATGAAAGCCAAAATACAAACCAAACTGGTagcaagaggaagagaaagcGAAGCGCCGTGTATGCCGAGACACGCCGCAAAAAGAGACGGTCGGCCGACCCATCAGGACCGGAACAGGTTGAAGATAGCCAGTCAACGTCTCAAGAAACGGCCTCACCTATTCCAACCGTGCGACGGTCATCCAGACGAAATGCTGGACAAAAGGGCAAGGAGCTACGAAACCGAGAAGTCCAGGCGTCGCCTACCACAAGGTCAACACgctcatcttctcaagcGCCTCAGACAACCTCAAAGTCGACCGATGTACGTGATGACGGGGACACGGATGAAGAACTCATGTCACAACTGGTGACAGAGTCCTATGCAGCCTCGCAAAGCCAGGAACCTGAGCTTCAGGTGCCTGATGAAGTCATTGAAGACTCTATGGAAGTTATACCAATTGACAGCGAATCAGGGGAAGAGGCCCAGGAGGATCAGCCACAagcagaagaggaggacCAGGACGAAGTTGCCGAAccaaaagatgaagatgaagaagaaacgCCAGTGCCACACAAAACAAGGTCGATCATGGACACTCTTCGTGGTGGTTTACAGCAATTGCAGACGGCAGCACTCAGTCGTGATGAGGTTTACCAGCTAGAAGACATGCTTATGGATATGAAGAGGGAGCTCTTCGAAGCAGAACGACGAGGAAGACATTGA